The sequence CTGCAATACGAAGGTCGTCGGTCGAGTAGTACATCGTTGAGGCTCCAGCATAGCGGACGACATACGCCCCGACTACCCGCGCGTGGCCCGGAGGCACTTTCTGGTCGTTGTACGGCGCCCCGTACTCCCTTACGGCTTGCGGTCGGCCTGAAGATCTGTCTCGCCATGCTATGCGCGCGCTGGCGAGTGCGCCCGGTCCCCGCCCGGCCGCCGCAGGAACGGCGCGCCCTTCGGCTGCGCACGGCAGGGCGCCGCAGGCCGGTTCGCGCCCGCCGTGGTCGAGCGGACGGGTCGCTCTGCCAGCGCCGTCCGGCGTGGCGTGTTCGCCGATCGTGCGCCTTTCGCCGGGTGCGCCGCCGCCTCGGCGACGTTGCTCGCCGTCGGTCGCGGCGGTCGTTGATGCCTGCGCTCCGCGCGGGGCTCCTCGATCAGCGCACGCAGGGACGCGAGCGCGCGCGTGCGCCACTTGTACGCCGTCGACAGCGGGATCCCGTGTTGTTCGGCGACCGTCGCCATCGGCACGCCTTCGATGTCGTGCTGGATGAGGATCTGCTGCTCCTCGGCCTGCAGCGACCTGAGCCGCGAGAGGATGAGGGAGCGCGTCTGCTCTGCGTCGATCTGCTCCTCGGCGTTCGGGCGCTCGTCGGCGACGCGGCGCGGGGCGTGGCCGGAGGACAGCTCCTCGCGCCGGTGGTGCGCGCGGTCGCGGTAGTGGGCGGCCACGTGGACCGTGATCCTGTTGAGCCACCGCTCCGGTCGCGCGCGGAGCGGGTCGTAGGAAGGGAAGCTCTGGTATCCGGCGAGGAACACATCCTGGAGGATGTCTCGCCGATCGCGGCGTGGGACCCCGAGCCGCCTAAGCCAATTCCATACGGAATCGTAGGTCTTCCCCCGAAAGAGCCGGACGAAGGCCCGCTGTCTATCCAGCGGCATCGACGGTGCGAGAGTGCGATGCGGTTGTCCCATGCTCGCTTAATTAGGAGGAGCAGATCTCCCATCTCAAAAAAAAGCCATCGGCTCTGAAGAATGATCTTCTGTGCGCGCGCGATCCCCCGCCTCTCATCCTCAATCGCCAAGGACGGGAACGCAGCGCTCGGCGGCGGTTGGGATGGATCGTCTCCTGTGCAGGAGAGCAGCACTGAGGTCGTGGGGAGCTGAACGGGGGAATCGCTCTCGACCGGCTCTCGGCTGCGCGTGCTACGGCGGCTCAGAGAGACGAGAGGTCGAGAGGAGCCAGGGCTCGACTCTTGGTGTCCTCGGCGGTTCGAATCCTCGCCATCCGAGCAGTGCTCTACAGGAGCGGGCGGGGCCCGGCGGCAGCCGTCCTCGAGCGCAGCGCGCGAAGCGCCGCGTTCCTCTCGGCGGTGAGGCGGCCAGCAGGGAACCTCGTTCGGTGCTCGATCAGGAGGCTCTTTGCCTCCGCATAATGGCCGCGCGACAACGCGGTGATCGCCCCGTCGATGAGGGTGCGCTCCGCGGCGATCTCCTGATCGTTCGACGCCCCAGACGGTCCTGCGGGAGGCAAGGTCGATCTGCCGGCCGGACGGGGCGCGGACTTCCGGGCGAGCGGCGCCGCGCTGGTCGCTCGCGAGCTCCCGGCGCCCGCGATCTCGCCGCCCGGCAGGGCTCCCGCCGCTGCAGCTGCGCCGGGCACCGTCGGCAGCGCGGCCGGGGACGGCGTCGGCAGCGCGGCCGGGGATAGCGGCGGCAGCGCGGCCGGGGACGGCGGCAACGCTTCCGGGGGCGCCGGCGTCCGGATGGCCGCCATGGCGAGCCCGCTCGCGGCGCGCTGTCCGGCGGCGGTCGGGGTCGAGGCGGCGCGCAGCGCGCTCAGCGTGAGCGCGATGACGGCGGCGGCGCTCGCCAGCGGGACTGCGATGCTCGCCGCGAGATGGAGCCAGCCTGCCCGCGTCGGCGTGCCGCCCTCGATCGGGAGCCTCCACGGAGAGAACACCCCGCGGGCGCGGCGGCACAGCCGCGCGAGCAACGTCGGCGCGCCCTCGCGTCCCGTGCGCGCCTCCTGGACGAGCGCGCCGGCGCTGAAGGGGATGAACGCGAGCCCGCGGCCGCGCTGCCGCGCCTGCCAGCGACGCATGGCCGCCTCGATGTCCACCCAGGCGAGCCGGTGCCGGCTCCACGCGGTGCTCAGGGGAATCGAGAGCTGCTGGGCGATCTCGGCCATGTCGATCTCCTCGAGCTCATGGGCGACGAACACGCAGCGGCGCTCCATGGGCAGCTCCTGGAGCAGCTTGTGGAGCACGCAGCGCCGGTCTCTCGCGATGGCGTGCTGCTCGGAGTCGGGGGTGACGTCGGGCAGCGCCGCGAGATCGTCGAACGGCCGGAGGCGCTCGTGGCGGCGGTGGGCCCGTCGGAAATGATTCGACGCCTGGTGGGTCGCGATGCCCATGAGCCACGACCGCACGGTGCCCCTGCTGGGATCGAACCGCGGCAGCGCCCGGTAGGCGCCGGCGAGGACCTCCTGGGCGACGTCCTCGATGTCCTGCGCGCGAACCCCGAGGCGGGCGAGGTAGCGGGCGATGAACGAGAAGTGCTCGTCGGCGATCTCCGCCATGCGGGCGTGGGAAGGTTCTGCGGACGTGTTTTTGCGTGACTGTGACCCCATCTCTGTTCCCCCCTCGAGCGTGGCGACGGCGTGGTCGCGAAGCTGGTCAATGCGCTGCCTCGGCACCCCGAGGGAGGGCAGCGCGCCGCGCGGGCGCCTCGCTCCGCGGATCGAGATTGACGTCCAGACGGAGCCCCACGAGCCCGCCGTAGGCGGGCGGGGTCCAGAGCACACCTTCCTGGCTCTCGACCCGGAGCTCCGAGAGGCGGAGCACGATGTCGCCATAGAACTGGATGGCGAGCCGATCGGAGATCGGCATCTCGATGCCGGCGCGCGGCCCCGTGGCGAGCCAGAGCGCCGACGTGTCGATGATCCTGGCGTCGGTGCTGGAGGTGGTCACGACGCCGACCGACACGACGGCACAAGCGAAGAGGTGACGCTGCCGCGAACACGGCATCACGTTCGCCGCCGCGAGCCAGGTCGAGATGCTCGTCGTCTCATCGAGCGGAATCGTGACGGGCAATTGAACTTGGCCTTCTATGCCGAGGGAGAAGGATGGATAGCGGAGCGCGACGTGGAGCGCCGTCCCGGCGGTCGTCTCCTGCAGGGTTCCGAACACAGCGGCCCCCGCGAGGCCGACGCTGACGTCGGGCCACCCGCGCCGCGCGGGCGTGGCGGCAGCGGCGTCGGCTGGGGGCGGGGCAGGGGAGGGCGGCGGCGGTGGCGGGGCGGGCGGCACGTAGAGGCTCGGATCGAGCGCGACCCGGAGCGAGAGCGCCATGTTCATGACGAGCTCTCGGCAATCGTCATGGTAGACGACCAGGTGGCGCGACCACGCGATGGATCCATCCGCGTCGTAGAGATCCATGGTGGCGTGTATCTCCCTCCCTGGTCCGCGGAAAACAAGGGCTTTGGCCTGCGCGGCCGCCC comes from Sorangium aterium and encodes:
- a CDS encoding RNA polymerase sigma factor, which produces MGQPHRTLAPSMPLDRQRAFVRLFRGKTYDSVWNWLRRLGVPRRDRRDILQDVFLAGYQSFPSYDPLRARPERWLNRITVHVAAHYRDRAHHRREELSSGHAPRRVADERPNAEEQIDAEQTRSLILSRLRSLQAEEQQILIQHDIEGVPMATVAEQHGIPLSTAYKWRTRALASLRALIEEPRAERRHQRPPRPTASNVAEAAAHPAKGARSANTPRRTALAERPVRSTTAGANRPAAPCRAQPKGAPFLRRPGGDRAHSPARA
- a CDS encoding RNA polymerase sigma factor, with amino-acid sequence MAEIADEHFSFIARYLARLGVRAQDIEDVAQEVLAGAYRALPRFDPSRGTVRSWLMGIATHQASNHFRRAHRRHERLRPFDDLAALPDVTPDSEQHAIARDRRCVLHKLLQELPMERRCVFVAHELEEIDMAEIAQQLSIPLSTAWSRHRLAWVDIEAAMRRWQARQRGRGLAFIPFSAGALVQEARTGREGAPTLLARLCRRARGVFSPWRLPIEGGTPTRAGWLHLAASIAVPLASAAAVIALTLSALRAASTPTAAGQRAASGLAMAAIRTPAPPEALPPSPAALPPLSPAALPTPSPAALPTVPGAAAAAGALPGGEIAGAGSSRATSAAPLARKSAPRPAGRSTLPPAGPSGASNDQEIAAERTLIDGAITALSRGHYAEAKSLLIEHRTRFPAGRLTAERNAALRALRSRTAAAGPRPLL